One Odocoileus virginianus isolate 20LAN1187 ecotype Illinois chromosome 4, Ovbor_1.2, whole genome shotgun sequence DNA segment encodes these proteins:
- the LOC110140849 gene encoding WAS/WASL-interacting protein family member 1-like, whose translation MGGWRGRGRGRRAEQQLQSPGGRVLEPKGAVARIPHHLPRREWELGPGQSRAQPSAGPRRGRGRGPAPAPRPFPSLLPLPPKRSWAGPDPPAQEGCRADSSSPRLLATGCGPTAAGRRKTRLRAESGAAPPPFRPNAGGLLLRSTASRDRERGLRCSQPREAGPRAAAAPRGRSGESRGSRAGGAPCTPRALRCSGRSRRSSLLARLPPPPPERPPHPLLPPPPRPPRRSGLGSQRRAAASAPDPAAAPASAPRRHPQARPREPPFTVGGPVPLPHLKFSLRPLPPWRLEPHPARGPFARPGWHAVLLRPLLGFLRP comes from the coding sequence atgggggggtggagaggacgggggagggggcggcgggcGGAGCAACAGCTCCAGAGCCCTGGGGGGAGGGTCCTGGAGCCCAAGGGGGCCGTCGCCCGCATCCCCCACCACCTCCCGCGGCGAGAGTGGGAGCTTGGCCCGGGCCAAAGCCGAGCCCAGCCTTCAGCGGGTCCGCGCAGGGGGCGGGGGCGAGGACCGGCTCCTGCACCGCggcccttcccctctctcctacCCCTTCCCCCAAAACGGAGCTGGGCTGGCCCGGACCCGCCGGCCCAGGAGGGCTGTCGCGCCGACTCCTCAAGCCCCAGGCTCCTCGCCACCGGCTGCGGGCCCACCGCGGCCGGGCGCAGAAAGACTAGGCTGAGGGCGGAATCCGGCGCAGCGCCGCCGCCGTTCCGCCCCAACGCAGGCGGGCTTCTCCTGCGGAGCACGGCATCCAGAGATCGAGAGCGGGGACTCAGATGCAGCCAGCCGAGAGAGGCCGGCCCGAGAGCCGCTGCTGCGCCCCGGGGGCGCTCCGGGGAGAGCCGCGGGAGCCGGGCTGGCGGCGCGCCATGCACGCCTCGGGCCCTGCGCTGCTCCGGCCGCTCGCGCCGCTCCTCCCTTCTCGCCCGcttgccgccgccgccgccggagcGCCCTCCGCATCCCCTCCTCCcgccgcctccccgccccccgcgccgCTCGGGCCTCGGCTCACAGCGGCGCGCGGCCGCCTCCGCCCCCGACCCGGCCGCGGCCCCCGCCTCGGCGCCCCGCCGGCATCCTCAGGCCCGGCCTCGTGAGCCGCCCTTTACCGTGGGGGGCCCCGTTCCCCTTCCTCACCTAAAATTCTCTCtgcgccccctccctccctggcgCCTGGAGCCGCATCCAGCCCGCGGTCCCTTCGCCCGACCTGGGTGGCATGCAGTCCTCCTTCGCCCTTTGCTTGGGTTCCTGCGCCCCTAG